The Acetomicrobium flavidum genome window below encodes:
- the ruvC gene encoding crossover junction endodeoxyribonuclease RuvC has protein sequence MLCLGIDPGIGRVGFGFVEERGSTLSSVNYGCIDTDSHLMVQDRLSLIYEELKNRVKTIRPDVLAMERLFFGQNLTTAENVWQARGVILLVAAQEGLPVVELTPSEVKMAVCGYGKASKSQVQEMVRCILSLESVPKPDDTADALAVAIAGISIFKVQRLAEGKC, from the coding sequence ATGCTGTGCCTTGGCATTGATCCAGGCATCGGTCGGGTGGGCTTTGGCTTCGTCGAAGAAAGAGGGAGCACATTGTCAAGCGTAAACTACGGTTGTATCGACACGGACTCCCATTTAATGGTTCAAGATCGTTTGAGTCTCATCTACGAGGAGTTAAAAAATCGTGTGAAAACGATCAGGCCTGACGTCTTGGCCATGGAAAGGCTCTTTTTCGGGCAAAATTTGACTACCGCAGAAAACGTCTGGCAGGCGAGGGGTGTCATATTGCTCGTGGCAGCACAAGAAGGGCTACCGGTAGTCGAGCTTACCCCATCAGAGGTAAAGATGGCCGTATGCGGTTACGGTAAGGCGAGCAAGTCGCAGGTCCAGGAGATGGTGCGCTGCATACTGTCGTTGGAGTCCGTGCCTAAGCCAGATGATACGGCCGATGCCTTAGCCGTAGCGATAGCTGGGATCTCAATCTTCAAGGTTCAGCGCCTTGCCGAAGGCAAGTGTTAA
- the ruvA gene encoding Holliday junction branch migration protein RuvA, whose product MIRFISGLIVNIRENLVVIDVAGVGLEVTCSREALSLCRVGDKVTLPVYLHISESGPLLFGFGDYSEREFFLMLKNVKGMGARTAISILRWLSAPELVKIIQDQNPERLERVPGIGHKTAERICFELKDKVKKVFAGETDLPEANDKLQVIRLALKELNFSDGEINKAIGILEKSQDIACQSEEKLLQQALRALIG is encoded by the coding sequence ATGATCAGGTTCATCTCAGGGCTTATCGTAAACATCAGAGAAAATTTGGTAGTAATAGATGTTGCGGGTGTTGGACTGGAGGTCACCTGTTCTCGTGAAGCCCTCTCCTTATGTAGGGTGGGAGATAAGGTGACCCTGCCTGTCTACCTCCATATAAGCGAAAGCGGCCCTTTGCTCTTTGGCTTTGGCGATTATTCGGAAAGGGAATTTTTCTTGATGTTAAAGAACGTAAAGGGCATGGGAGCCAGGACGGCGATATCTATACTTCGATGGCTGTCGGCGCCTGAATTGGTAAAGATCATACAGGATCAAAATCCGGAGAGGCTGGAAAGGGTTCCCGGCATAGGTCACAAGACAGCAGAGAGAATCTGTTTTGAATTAAAGGATAAGGTTAAAAAGGTTTTTGCAGGCGAAACCGACCTGCCTGAGGCAAACGATAAACTTCAGGTAATCAGATTGGCCTTGAAGGAGCTTAATTTCAGCGACGGAGAAATAAACAAGGCTATAGGAATCTTGGAGAAAAGCCAAGACATCGCATGTCAGTCGGAGGAAAAATTGCTTCAGCAGGCCTTAAGGGCTTTGATAGGATAG
- the argF gene encoding ornithine carbamoyltransferase, with protein sequence MPVNLRGRHLLWLKDYKPEEIRYLLNLAVALKAKKRAGIRGNLLAGKNIALIFEKPSTRTRCAFTVACLDEGGHAEYLGKSDIQLGHKEDVKDTARVLGRMFDGIQFRGFKQSVVEELAMYAGVPVWNGLTDSYHPTQALADVMTMQECFGDVKGLKLVYVGDGRNNVANSLMVISSKLGMHYVIAAPKELYPSQELLDECRAEGARHGAIIEVIDDPHEAVRGAQAVYTDVWASMGEEEKLAERIKLLKPYQVNRTLMDLADKEAIFLHCLPAVKGNEVTEEVFESAQSKVFEEAENRLHTIKAVIVATIGNL encoded by the coding sequence ATGCCGGTTAATTTACGTGGACGCCATTTGTTATGGTTGAAGGATTACAAGCCCGAAGAGATAAGGTATCTCTTGAACTTGGCAGTTGCGTTGAAGGCAAAGAAGAGAGCCGGAATCAGGGGCAACTTGCTGGCCGGTAAAAACATTGCCTTGATATTTGAAAAGCCCTCGACGCGCACCAGATGTGCCTTTACGGTTGCCTGCCTAGATGAGGGTGGGCATGCCGAATACCTGGGCAAAAGCGACATTCAGCTCGGGCATAAGGAAGACGTCAAGGATACCGCTAGGGTATTGGGCAGGATGTTCGATGGCATACAGTTTAGGGGTTTCAAGCAGTCGGTAGTGGAAGAGCTTGCCATGTATGCCGGGGTACCCGTTTGGAATGGCCTTACCGATAGCTATCATCCCACCCAGGCACTGGCTGACGTTATGACAATGCAGGAATGTTTTGGAGACGTGAAAGGGCTTAAGCTTGTTTACGTAGGTGACGGAAGAAACAACGTGGCCAACTCCCTCATGGTCATATCATCCAAGCTGGGCATGCATTACGTCATAGCCGCACCGAAGGAGTTATATCCGAGCCAGGAATTGCTTGATGAGTGCAGAGCTGAGGGTGCAAGGCACGGAGCCATCATAGAGGTCATTGATGATCCCCATGAGGCGGTAAGGGGAGCACAAGCGGTCTACACCGATGTGTGGGCTTCCATGGGCGAAGAAGAGAAGCTCGCAGAGCGCATAAAACTGCTCAAACCCTATCAGGTAAACAGGACTTTAATGGATCTTGCTGACAAAGAGGCCATATTTTTACATTGCTTGCCGGCCGTCAAGGGTAACGAGGTCACTGAAGAGGTCTTTGAATCGGCCCAGTCCAAAGTCTTTGAGGAAGCCGAAAACAGACTGCACACGATCAAAGCTGTAATCGTAGCCACCATAGGCAACTTGTAA
- the speD gene encoding adenosylmethionine decarboxylase produces the protein MTNNQALGKHILMEAYDCEYDVLDDLRGIQSAMIEAAERTGATVVDVAFRKFEPYGVSGVVIISESHLAIHTWPEFGYAAIDLFTCGDKADPWKAFEYLSNYFKPKKITTMEIRRGSLVTTDNKNYVSIDSIRESVKGE, from the coding sequence TTGACCAATAATCAAGCACTCGGAAAACATATTTTAATGGAAGCGTATGATTGCGAATATGATGTACTCGACGATTTGAGGGGAATTCAAAGCGCTATGATCGAGGCAGCGGAACGTACCGGTGCAACCGTAGTGGACGTGGCGTTTAGAAAGTTTGAACCTTACGGGGTTAGTGGTGTAGTGATCATATCGGAATCGCACTTGGCGATCCATACCTGGCCAGAATTTGGTTACGCTGCCATTGACCTCTTCACATGTGGCGATAAGGCGGATCCATGGAAGGCCTTTGAATATCTGTCCAACTATTTTAAGCCCAAAAAGATTACTACCATGGAAATAAGGCGCGGCAGCCTGGTTACGACCGATAATAAAAATTACGTATCTATAGACTCAATTCGCGAAAGCGTTAAGGGTGAGTGA
- the nadE gene encoding NAD(+) synthase, with product MNGIYRDPVYLKERIVAWIRDRVKEAGARGAVFGLSGGLDSSVLALLAKEALGYNNILGVIMPCESQPEDADLALMLAKSCFVPVQQVDLTPAYRALLDAMPLERGSMNALAMANIKPRLRMTTLYFFAQNCHFLVCGASNRDELELGYFTKHGDSGVDLLPMGDLLKGEVRLLAGHLGVPAPIISRPPSAGLWPGQTDEGELGATYDEIDRYLVTGEGDERVREIVERARRKSEHKRKMPPICKI from the coding sequence TTGAACGGCATTTACAGGGACCCTGTTTACCTAAAAGAACGCATAGTCGCATGGATCAGGGATAGGGTGAAAGAGGCCGGCGCAAGGGGAGCGGTATTCGGGTTGAGCGGCGGTTTGGACTCCTCCGTTCTGGCCTTATTGGCCAAGGAGGCGTTGGGATATAATAACATATTAGGCGTGATAATGCCATGTGAAAGTCAGCCCGAAGATGCCGATTTAGCTCTTATGTTGGCCAAAAGTTGCTTTGTCCCGGTGCAGCAGGTAGACTTGACTCCTGCCTATCGAGCACTCTTGGACGCCATGCCCCTTGAAAGAGGTAGTATGAACGCTTTAGCGATGGCTAACATTAAACCAAGACTTAGAATGACGACGCTGTACTTCTTTGCGCAAAATTGCCACTTTTTGGTCTGTGGTGCCAGTAATAGGGATGAGCTAGAACTTGGGTATTTTACGAAACACGGAGACAGCGGTGTCGATCTGCTTCCCATGGGCGATCTTCTGAAGGGCGAAGTTAGGTTGCTTGCTGGCCATCTTGGCGTTCCAGCGCCTATAATAAGTCGGCCCCCCTCTGCAGGGTTGTGGCCCGGACAGACAGACGAAGGAGAGCTGGGTGCCACCTACGATGAGATCGATCGATATTTGGTCACGGGGGAAGGGGATGAAAGGGTAAGAGAGATCGTCGAAAGAGCCAGAAGGAAAAGCGAGCATAAGCGCAAGATGCCTCCCATTTGCAAAATTTAA
- a CDS encoding YebC/PmpR family DNA-binding transcriptional regulator — protein MSGHSKWANIKYRKAAQDSKRGKLFQKLVKAIITAAREGGGDPSANVALKNAIEKAKEANVPMENIQRAIKRGTGEIEGASYEQVIYEGYGPGGVAILVEAMTDNRNRTASDMRYIFTRHGGSLGEAGCVSWVFEKRGAIYISSNVDEDELLMTAAEAGASDVVKEDSSFIVYTDPTALNEVSEFLSQKGYPIDRCEITMIPKNTVSVTDINDASKLLKLLDALEDHDDVQNVYANFDIPDEIFDQLESA, from the coding sequence ATGTCAGGACATTCTAAATGGGCTAACATAAAGTACAGAAAGGCTGCACAGGATTCCAAACGAGGAAAGTTGTTTCAAAAGTTGGTGAAGGCCATCATCACGGCCGCAAGGGAAGGAGGGGGAGACCCCTCTGCCAACGTTGCTCTTAAAAACGCCATAGAAAAGGCCAAGGAGGCCAATGTGCCCATGGAGAACATCCAAAGGGCCATCAAGCGAGGAACGGGCGAGATAGAGGGCGCTTCCTACGAACAGGTTATATATGAAGGCTATGGTCCGGGCGGTGTTGCCATACTGGTCGAGGCCATGACGGATAATCGCAATCGCACAGCCTCGGACATGCGTTATATCTTCACAAGGCATGGCGGATCGTTGGGAGAGGCCGGCTGCGTTTCCTGGGTCTTCGAGAAGCGAGGGGCGATCTACATATCCTCCAATGTCGATGAAGATGAACTTCTTATGACGGCAGCTGAGGCGGGCGCCTCAGATGTGGTTAAGGAAGATTCTTCGTTTATAGTATATACCGATCCCACTGCCTTGAACGAGGTCAGCGAATTTTTATCTCAAAAGGGTTACCCGATCGATCGCTGCGAGATAACGATGATACCGAAGAACACAGTTTCGGTCACCGATATAAACGATGCCTCTAAGCTGTTAAAGCTTCTTGATGCCCTCGAGGATCACGATGATGTCCAAAACGTATACGCCAACTTCGATATACCCGATGAAATATTTGATCAGCTGGAGAGCGCTTAA
- a CDS encoding radical SAM protein yields MPFGVIFDGYVDEPACLGVPPYVSPYVRYCAGVLRYFNYNIAYYTCDQWREDRNAVEDDLAKADIIAIIAGLTVPGRYRGGSPLLLSELQNIAALKRKGLIFLGGPIVAGYALQGGRNALKLDLEDIDCLVTGDIEEVLFSYLSKGEIVPHLKRHGYDGVDLWSKLGSAVVRLHPWYPWIMAEMELSRGCDRIGTRCSFCTEGRFGIFEERSTEGVLEEMESLYRAGVRAFRFGRCSNILTYHGIASHKGRIPNPLALEELYKGSRQVCPNLSVLHTDNANPKTIADFPDQSVEAIGVISKYDTEGDILSFGIENLDPFVRKINNLKVDFDEAILAVRLVNEVGGWRPTPRSLPKVLPGLNFLVGLAGDTDKALEVNSAFLRQILDEGLAVRRINIRKPMVFDGTLLKDLLPTYPNKVKESRYKKWKEWVRDEIDRAFLQRVAPVGCILENVRVEEKSGKLSFGRQLATYPLLVGIVDETLRLGDITTISIVDYGRRSVTGIPFPLDINNCPASSLMAIPGIGKARAMRIMQGRPYFSIGELKEALDDESLIDELAPFLSIDHTAHSQ; encoded by the coding sequence ATGCCCTTTGGAGTCATCTTCGACGGATACGTCGATGAACCTGCGTGTCTAGGAGTGCCCCCATACGTTTCTCCTTACGTTCGATATTGCGCGGGCGTTCTGAGGTACTTCAATTACAATATCGCTTACTACACCTGCGATCAGTGGAGAGAGGATCGCAATGCAGTAGAAGACGATTTGGCAAAGGCAGATATAATCGCAATAATAGCAGGCCTTACCGTACCTGGTCGCTACAGGGGCGGTTCTCCCCTTCTTTTGAGCGAGCTTCAAAATATAGCGGCCTTAAAAAGGAAGGGGTTAATTTTCTTGGGCGGCCCAATAGTTGCCGGATATGCATTGCAGGGCGGAAGAAATGCATTAAAGCTGGATTTAGAGGACATCGATTGCCTGGTCACAGGGGATATAGAGGAAGTCTTATTTAGCTACCTTTCCAAGGGAGAAATTGTGCCCCATTTGAAAAGGCACGGCTACGACGGCGTAGACCTTTGGAGCAAGCTTGGCAGCGCAGTGGTAAGGCTTCACCCCTGGTATCCTTGGATAATGGCGGAAATGGAGCTATCTAGAGGCTGTGATCGCATAGGAACGCGCTGCTCTTTTTGTACCGAGGGAAGATTTGGCATATTCGAGGAAAGGTCGACGGAAGGCGTCTTAGAGGAAATGGAATCGCTATATAGGGCAGGAGTAAGGGCCTTCAGGTTTGGCAGATGCTCCAACATACTTACTTATCACGGCATAGCATCACATAAGGGAAGAATACCCAACCCCCTTGCCCTTGAGGAGCTTTACAAGGGTTCAAGGCAGGTTTGTCCTAACTTAAGCGTGCTTCATACCGATAACGCAAACCCAAAGACAATAGCAGACTTCCCAGATCAATCAGTCGAGGCCATAGGCGTCATATCCAAATACGACACTGAAGGAGACATCCTTTCGTTCGGCATCGAAAACTTGGACCCCTTCGTAAGGAAGATCAATAATTTGAAGGTCGACTTCGACGAGGCCATCCTTGCCGTAAGGTTGGTGAACGAAGTTGGCGGATGGAGGCCCACCCCTAGAAGTCTTCCGAAGGTCTTGCCTGGCCTTAATTTTCTGGTTGGCCTTGCCGGAGACACTGACAAGGCACTGGAAGTGAATTCCGCCTTTTTGAGGCAGATCTTGGACGAAGGCCTGGCCGTTCGGAGAATAAATATAAGAAAGCCCATGGTATTCGATGGAACTTTATTAAAAGATTTACTGCCCACATATCCAAATAAGGTGAAAGAAAGCCGTTACAAAAAGTGGAAAGAATGGGTGCGAGACGAAATAGATCGGGCATTTCTGCAGCGCGTTGCCCCAGTGGGGTGTATATTAGAAAATGTGCGAGTGGAGGAAAAATCCGGCAAGCTTTCATTCGGACGACAATTGGCCACCTATCCGCTTTTGGTTGGGATCGTCGACGAAACATTGAGGCTTGGGGACATTACAACGATCTCTATCGTCGATTACGGCAGGCGATCCGTCACGGGGATACCCTTTCCTTTGGATATAAACAATTGCCCCGCAAGTTCGTTAATGGCCATACCCGGCATAGGAAAAGCAAGGGCAATGCGAATAATGCAAGGGAGGCCTTATTTCTCGATAGGAGAATTAAAGGAAGCCCTCGATGACGAAAGCCTCATCGATGAATTAGCGCCTTTCCTGTCGATAGATCATACAGCCCATTCCCAATAG
- the nikR gene encoding nickel-responsive transcriptional regulator NikR — METEEIARFSVSIPKSLLDEFDKWLRSHGMVNRSEALRQVMRSFIAQSKWEFQEGMVCGTVTIIYDHHRHDAVSEITNIQHKYGDIIVCTTHVHIDHSNCLEAIILLGEIDMIKKFLVDLNSLKGIKEIRTSMVNI, encoded by the coding sequence ATGGAAACCGAAGAGATCGCGAGGTTCAGCGTTTCCATACCGAAGTCCCTTTTAGACGAGTTCGATAAATGGCTTCGCAGTCACGGAATGGTAAATCGCTCCGAGGCCTTAAGACAAGTGATGAGATCCTTTATAGCCCAATCCAAGTGGGAATTTCAGGAAGGGATGGTTTGTGGAACCGTCACGATCATATACGACCACCACAGACACGATGCGGTATCGGAGATTACGAACATACAGCACAAATACGGCGACATAATAGTCTGCACGACGCACGTCCATATAGACCACTCGAACTGCCTAGAGGCAATCATACTGTTGGGCGAAATAGACATGATAAAAAAATTTCTGGTCGATCTGAACTCCTTAAAGGGCATAAAGGAAATAAGGACTTCTATGGTAAACATATAA
- a CDS encoding arginine deiminase, which translates to MDDSDRGLYVGSEIGKLRRVLLHRPGLELLRLTIDNKDELLFDDILWVEEAQKEHDAFADLLRDNGIEVVYFRNCLAHVLKDEEVRRDLLSEALALEALDHQLKEALMGALFEMPPADLSEILVAGMTVSEAREIAGNVKSLCMLASDDTDFLIKPIPNILFQRDPFSFVKDGVIISVMRFDARRKEPLYAKYIFDHHPYFAGLKIIYGEEITNVHPYFIEGGDILVLSEDVVAIGISQRTTAGAIQVVGRKLARELGIKKVLAVDIPKKRVYMHLDTVFTMVDRSCFVVYPGIRKNVRIWEIAYDEDGTVASIEESNDLVETMKRNLELDDITFVETGGGDPVAAAREQWNDGTNTFAIAPGVVVTYRRNTITNQELRANGIKVYEIKGAELGRGRGGPRCMSMPLLRD; encoded by the coding sequence ATGGACGATAGCGACAGGGGACTGTACGTGGGTTCGGAGATTGGCAAGCTTAGAAGGGTACTTCTCCACAGGCCGGGGTTAGAACTGTTGCGCTTGACAATTGACAACAAGGATGAACTGCTCTTCGATGATATCCTTTGGGTCGAGGAGGCCCAAAAGGAACACGATGCCTTTGCTGACCTCCTCAGGGATAACGGCATAGAGGTAGTATATTTTCGCAATTGTCTGGCACACGTGCTCAAGGACGAAGAGGTTCGACGTGACTTATTATCAGAGGCCTTGGCGTTGGAGGCCTTGGATCATCAGCTGAAGGAGGCCTTGATGGGTGCCTTGTTTGAGATGCCTCCCGCTGACCTTTCGGAGATTCTTGTCGCCGGCATGACCGTTTCTGAGGCCAGAGAGATCGCCGGCAATGTAAAAAGCCTATGCATGCTTGCTTCAGACGATACCGATTTCCTGATAAAGCCCATTCCTAACATCCTATTTCAAAGGGATCCCTTTTCCTTCGTGAAAGACGGGGTAATCATAAGCGTGATGCGCTTCGACGCCCGCCGCAAGGAACCTCTATACGCGAAATATATATTCGACCATCACCCGTATTTTGCGGGACTCAAGATAATATATGGTGAAGAAATTACAAACGTGCATCCCTACTTCATAGAAGGCGGCGACATTTTAGTGCTGTCCGAAGATGTCGTGGCTATTGGCATAAGCCAGAGGACTACGGCCGGAGCTATACAGGTAGTAGGGCGGAAACTTGCCAGGGAGTTGGGCATAAAAAAGGTCCTGGCTGTGGATATTCCCAAGAAGCGCGTCTATATGCATCTCGATACTGTCTTTACCATGGTGGATAGAAGTTGTTTCGTTGTTTATCCCGGCATAAGAAAGAACGTTCGCATCTGGGAGATCGCTTACGATGAGGATGGAACGGTTGCAAGCATAGAGGAGTCGAATGACTTGGTTGAAACGATGAAGCGCAACTTAGAGCTTGACGACATAACCTTCGTCGAGACAGGCGGCGGAGATCCTGTCGCTGCTGCCAGGGAACAATGGAACGATGGAACGAATACTTTTGCCATAGCCCCCGGAGTGGTCGTAACCTATAGGAGAAATACAATCACGAACCAGGAGCTGAGGGCAAACGGCATAAAGGTATACGAGATCAAGGGAGCGGAGCTTGGACGTGGCAGGGGAGGCCCCAGATGCATGTCCATGCCGCTGCTTCGAGATTAA